In Candidatus Nezhaarchaeota archaeon, the following proteins share a genomic window:
- a CDS encoding molybdenum cofactor biosynthesis protein MoaE — protein MSGVGLVKKGEVRAQDLIEALRPLARYGDCGAIVVFNGVVRSAGRDGSRVLKLAYEAYEEGAIEALGKIRERVVRSVPGVREVLIYHVVDEVEPGEDTVLIAVAASHRHEAFKAAEEVLEAVKREAAIWKKEVTERGGAWVSS, from the coding sequence GTGAGCGGGGTAGGGTTGGTGAAGAAGGGGGAGGTGAGGGCTCAAGACTTAATCGAGGCTCTTAGGCCGCTGGCTAGGTACGGAGACTGCGGGGCGATAGTAGTGTTTAACGGAGTGGTTCGCTCCGCCGGCCGCGATGGCTCAAGGGTCCTTAAGCTAGCCTACGAGGCCTACGAGGAAGGCGCGATTGAGGCCCTGGGTAAGATAAGGGAGAGAGTGGTGAGGAGCGTGCCCGGGGTTAGGGAGGTCTTGATATACCACGTGGTCGACGAGGTAGAGCCGGGCGAAGACACTGTGCTAATAGCTGTAGCTGCTAGCCATAGGCACGAGGCCTTCAAGGCTGCCGAGGAGGTGCTCGAGGCAGTCAAGCGAGAGGCCGCAATATGGAAGAAGGAGGTTACTGAGAGGGGGGGCGCCTGGGTCTCAAGCTGA
- a CDS encoding secondary thiamine-phosphate synthase enzyme YjbQ yields MKVFFKELRLTTSKRTELVDVTSEVELAIAESKVVNGLCLIHAPHATAAIVANENEAGLLKDMLSKLQQDYPRGAGWEHDRVDDNADAHLASAFIGSSRVFPVKDGRLVRGAWQNVFFVELDGPRGRRVIVEVLGE; encoded by the coding sequence CTGAAGGTATTCTTTAAGGAGCTTAGGCTAACTACTTCTAAGCGCACGGAGCTAGTGGACGTGACGAGTGAAGTAGAGCTAGCTATAGCTGAGAGCAAGGTGGTTAATGGCCTTTGCCTAATCCACGCCCCCCACGCCACGGCGGCCATCGTAGCTAATGAGAACGAAGCTGGGCTACTGAAAGACATGCTTTCTAAGCTACAGCAAGACTACCCACGCGGGGCGGGCTGGGAGCACGACCGTGTCGACGACAACGCCGACGCCCACTTAGCCTCAGCCTTCATAGGCTCCTCCAGGGTCTTCCCGGTTAAGGACGGTAGGCTCGTGAGGGGGGCGTGGCAGAACGTATTCTTCGTCGAGCTGGACGGACCTAGGGGTAGGAGGGTCATAGTGGAGGTGCTAGGTGAGTAG